In Cicer arietinum cultivar CDC Frontier isolate Library 1 chromosome 7, Cicar.CDCFrontier_v2.0, whole genome shotgun sequence, the genomic window taaataattaaattattatctttatatcaaattttgtatttcaataatattatcaaaaatataatatataattctaTTACTTTGTTAACATAATTGAATAAATACCTATATGGTCACGTATGGtaatgtaaattttattatatatttttaaactctCACTACTaagataattttgttatttatcgacaattaaatttatatatatatatatctaaatatttagactcaagtgattaataaattcagttaaaaataaatcgtttaagaaaacttgaattttaattttattttaaacaattcttAAACTTCAGACTATATATATACTTATCTTATAATCGTTAAATTATTAAAGAGATGATTGTCTTAAACATTAAAAAGATTTCATTCTAATTTTAAActacttttttaaattataaataaatctcaatatattttaaatttaatatcaatgtATTTACaatgtaaaaagttaaaaataccaacaaattttttaaatcttttttttatacCGACATTATATCAACATTGCACCACATGACACCTTTTCAAAAAAGTAACAACCGTAAGTAACCGCTTAAAATTGAAGCAGAGAATGTTCCTCTTACACGACATAAAGCTAGACTTAGATGTGGGCCAAAATAAGATATATAAACAGCAACATGTTTAAAAGGGAGAAAATAAAGTTGTCTTGCTTCGCATTTTACTTATCTATCACAAGAACATGCAAGCAAACCAGatcaactaaaaaaaagttaagatcACATTAAATTTTAGAATCAATCTAACAAAAAAATGTACACAAAATATTATTCCCTCCGCAATTATTaatgtcaaattttttttttaattgtacacTATTTTTTAAGGTTTGTAGATAAATGTTACATAAAACTACTGTGAAGTTTTAAGTTCCAACCTAAAACATGAATTATACACTAAAATGATACTAGCAATAAACTGATTTATACGATGTGGATCACACATAATTCATTATTTTCCGTCTGTGtttatctaattaattaatggtGAATATACAATGTTTGATaaagtaaatcaataaaaatgtaatttatttttaaaaaattataatttttttttcttaactttTATGTAACTACCTAATATGTccacaataatatataattatgtgatagaattgtattcaaatacaaccaACAAGATATAATAATTGGGAAAATGGGTAGCTCAGCTGATTTGAGCTAAAGAAGAAAGGAGTCAAGGAGTCACatacagtttttattttattttatattaataaatatttgttgatgtaGATGATTGTTAgagtagttaaaaaaaaacaaacaggGTTTAAAATCTAGAGAAGGTGTAAAAATGctaacttaaataaaataaaaatatgatttaataattagatgagaattgattaaaaaaataaagataagatTAGAATTTgctcaaaaaataattagattataATTCAAGATAACATTTGTCAttcaacaaaaaagaaaaatattatatttaataagacTTTTCGTATGCCATGCAATGACATTATACCATAaccaataattataaataataaccCTTGCATGAACTACTGATTTTTAGgacaaaactaaaaaattatatttctatcTAATTAAGTAAGTAGAGTCCAAAAACAAATCTAATTGACTAAATTacataagaaaattataatcaattcaTATTCTTCAACCAAATGGTGATGAGCTATGACCTGCCACAACATTGATCATAGGACTCATCCTTTCACTTTGAAAAGTTACTCTACTCGGTGATGATATTCCTAGCTTCATTGATGCATCAAATTTCTTCTCACCAACCTTTGTGTCATATATAATATCACTTTCATCATCACCTTTAAAATTAGGAACATCTTGAGGACTAATGGATGATGAAGCTGTTCCCAAATCATGAAGCCTTAAATCATTATCATTCCAAATCAATGGACTCTTTCCACTTCCTCCATTAAAATTAGGGCTAGGCCTTTTCTTCCCAACAAAcaaattttcattattatttggCATAAGCATTTCATCAAGGGTTGGCCTCTCTATGATGTGATGATGAAGATCAAGTTGTTCATCATCACTACCACAAATGTTAAGGTCTTGAAAAGGAGGATAATTAAGAGGAGAAACAAAATCTTTCATGATACTCAAATTAGGGGTGCCTTGAGTTCCAATAACACCCTTGAAATTTGTAGCTGAAACTGCCATGTTTTCACCAGCAAGTGTGCTATAAGCCTTCTCCAATATACTTTGCATGTATTTACCTTGAGCCTCAATCCTCAATTGAAGGTGCTTTTGAACCTGCCACAACATTATAATAAACCTACAAATTAGAGACTAGTTTTCTTTTCTActctaattttttctttttgttgttgaatattaaacttttttaaGGGATAAAAACTATGATATGTGTAATATGGAACTATTCAAAGTAGTCCAACATTGTACACTtaccatttttaataaaaaaaaaagaattttatgacaataaaaaacaagaatagatataatattttattaaaatttacttaAAGTACTAAATTCTATCTTTAGACAAGATCTATATTGAACAACCTTTGAAAAATATAGATACTTCACGATATTGGTTAGTGTTGTGTACTCCAAAAGGATCCTCTCTACTAAATTGAGGAGAGAGATAAAGagagaaatattataaaaagagaAAAGGTAAAAGAGAGAAGAAGAATTGATGAAAGAGATTAAGAGTGGAGAGGATTTGATGAAGAGGATGCAAATCTGTTGTTTACCTCTAGTTGTTCATGCAATCTTCTGTGCACCTCCATCTGCATCCTAAATTATTCCATCAACCATGTATTAGTTATAGCAGTTAAattcttgtaaataaaataaaataaaaaatacagtaTAGTTACATATTCACATACAAAACATCATACAACAAAAAGAGCGGCCAAAGTTTCTCATTATACGAggtagattatatatatattaaagttaaactatcattttaattttcgcAAAGTATAGATCGTTGTTATTTTGGTAATTGACTCAACAAAAAGTCCAACTAattctcaaaatcaaaatagttGTTGAAATATATAACTTACTATCATAAAAATTTTTTAGAGATAAATTTACTGTTAAAATGGTTCATCAACCGTTATAATGTCAAGACTTGACAGACATTTCGAATTTTTTGTTGAGTTAAAGACCAACATAATAGTGTTATAtactttcaaaaactaaaattgtgATTTACCCATGGAACAGGATGATGGTAAGTATCCAAATCATCCAtgaattattctttttattttttaggaaattattattcttttttattgacAAACATTATTGTTGGtatattaatatgttattagCTAGAATTTGAATATTGGGCCTTGTTTCAAAATTCTTCAACGATCCCAACTCAATTGCTTGAGCTACGTACTATGACCACAAAAATGATTAATCTGggtataattatttaaaacatcaaaataatttgaaaagtaacaaaatacttaaTTTACTTAATTGTTGAAGTTATTTTATAAGGAAAAGAAGTAAAACTAACTAAGGATATTATTAGTgacaataaaaatgaaatctcTCTCAAATTTCTTCTTTACCACATTTAGTGACAAATTTAAAAAGAGATTCACATTTTCCTTCTATAAATTTATtgctaaattatttttttagtagatgttatgtttagttatttttttcatttgttataTGTATAGGCACTATATTCATGTAATTAAAGAATTCATCAAGAGGGTTCAAAAGAAAAACAGAGATTATTTTCTCTAAACCAAAAGAAGAAAAGTACTAAAAGAATAGAAGAGGGCGAAACTATACTTTACATTAGTTTACTTGTGGTTGAGggtttcaaatatatatattaattaagaagaaaaaagtgaAGCATACTCGTTCATGTTGCGGCCAGTCATAGAAGACGAGGTGCCAGTATTTCGCTGCAGTTCAAAAGCCGAAACTGTCATGAAAAATAAAGTGTTGCAACACATGAGAATTTCACAAAGTGTAAAGATAAAAGCTCaggaaataaaaatacttaaagAACATATATAGAAGAAATTAAAGTTTCATGTCACCTCTCATACCATCCTTAACCGACTGTTCATTGAATTCCTTGTGGGGCTGCTTTCCAAGCCTAAATTTCTATAaatgcaaaagaaaaaaaaaaataaagaagttaaagtaaaagggataaagaagaaaaaaatttgatagtGTCATAAATTAAAAGTGAGCTAAATGAGGAAAAGAAGTTTGGAATATATATAGTCTTTGTTCAAACCTGAAGATGGCTCTTGAGGTGGTAAAGGGTAAGACCCTTCACACCCATAACTCTCATGATTGTTTTAGGAGTGGCTTCTACACACAACAAACAAGATATAGGAACCGTTACTAAAACATGTTGCAAATAATTATTGGATTAAagacataaaaaatgaaaatatatgtgaattatatattttagcAACAAATtataaagatttatttttaatgaaaatatactTTACTAACGAgtttaaatgaaaatatatttttaatttccatCACAAAAATTAGTAGCCAATCTTAAAGATGATcgaatttcatatttttttttcctttaaagtTATGTCATGtgatttacttttttttctttatagttAAATAGATTGCACCACAtgaaagaaaagaacaaaaaggAAAAGATGATCATACTATCTGGCCCTCCAAGCTGAGCAACAGCATCGACGAAGCGTTCATGGAGTTCGACGGTCCATCGAAGCCGCGGTTTCGGATCGGTGGTGAGGACAAGGCCTGAGTCACCTTGAACACACATAGGTCTTTCATGTGATGAATTCATAGTTAAGGGCTTCTTTGAAGGAAACATTCTTTCCATCTCTCACTATATtcccctctctctctctctttgttTTCTATATAACTTTGATGAGAAACTTAGCTGAAAATAGAAAGAGATTCAAGAACAAATGCGATGCAAATAAAGAAGAATAGGGTACGTTTCTATATAAGAGGAGATGGAGAATGTGAAAGACTTTATCTAACTTCTCTAAAGAATAAAGGAAAGAGCAAGCTTATAACCTTGCTTAAAAAGAATACAGATTaaacatatattaatttattttatacataaaagTATTCCTATTCTAATATACAAGCCTCTCTTTTTGCCAAAGTCACCTCTCTCTCCAATGTCCAATCTCGATTATTATTAACCGTGGCTCGAATCTATCattattaaattgttaataCTAAACTTGATTTAAGTACCTTTGATAGTAAGGATAAATGAATACCAATAATTAGTGATAAGTTAATCATCGTTAAAGTTTCACATTTGATGACATAAGATCTGACAAAGTATTTATAAATGGTGGATAGTGATAAGTCAGTTTTATAAGATTGTGTTAGGCTCAATCTCAAATTCTAATATCGTACTAGAGTATATAATAGGGTCACCTGCTAGCAGGTCACCATTATCGAGCAACTCGAGTCATGTCGTAGGCATGAGGAGTGTGTTAACAATTCTACATTGAATGAAATAACGTCTAacaataaatttatgatttgtTGTTAGCTCTCACCCTATAAAATAGTTTTAGGTTGTCTTAGCCACAActgaaattataaaaatcatgtCACCTATAAAGCTTGgatatgtgaatttttttaaatttaagatacGATACAACTTAAATACgttaaaaaacatttattaaaatcTATACATGTATAATACTTGTAAATAAAGAGATATTGATCATTCctcattaaaatataactataatgatcatattataatatattttaaatttatatgtaacgatattaacaaaaatatcattaaaagaatttaaatttaatattgactTTCTGCATTAGccaatcattcaaaaattacttttttattgtttctttACTCAATATCAGCatccattaaaaaaaagtggTTTCTAAGTCTAGTTCATCAAgagatatttttttcaattcaagAATTCCAACACCATCTTCAAGTGGATCATATGCATATCTATTATGTCTAAAAAAATTGTCTCACCTTTAGAGTATTCGAACTTCATAGCATGTGAGCATGTCACTTTATCCtatctttatctcttttttttagaTGTATTTTAAGTAgtgctgtcaatttgacaagcccATTAAATATTGGCCTTAGTCCACATGTTGGAGAggttaaaaaatgatttaaaatatttctgagaaaaataaattttgaaaatttttcaaaaaaaaaattcaaaattaacaaaatagtGGGCCCCTCCCTTAAGtccacaaaaaataatgaaataatggaTCGgggatttaaaaaattattttaatagaagGCCTAATATTAAGGGCTTAGTAAGAAAATTTTTAAGAGAGATTTTGAAGTTTGGAGATTTATTGACAGATTGAAACCTAGGATACGAAATAGGTTAGAGAGCAAGAGAATttcataacaaaataatttatttattcattgacgtatttaaaatatatttctttttataaagaaaatgttAGTAGGTTTGTTGATTTagtaattttcttcttttacaAAGGTTTGAACCTTGGTCCTTTCACACCTTCAACATATTCAACCTTTAGCTCAAATCAGTTGAGTTACCTAACTTTCCAcctatattaaatataattttagatataaaaataaaatctaataaaatataaatatattaaaaaacattatattaaattaataattatataaatattaataattaattcaaaGTGGACTAGATTAGTGGTTGGAGTTGTGAAGCACGAAGAAAGACAACAAGAGCTCCTCAACGGCGGTGGTGTATCTGTATACACTTTGACGATGAAGTAACTGCAACTTAGAAATTCTAACTTCAATGATTCAATCTCACCTAATTAGactaacaataatttaaaaattctaattttgatgatCCAACAATTTAATCTAACCTATTTAGGTAAACTTTAACTTAcgaattcaaatttaaatgatCCAACACTCCAATATCACCTAATCCACTAAATACTACTTAATCTTGCCTAATTAGACTAAGAGACAAgaattctaattttgataataCCATGGTTCAATCAGTCCTAATTACACTAATTTAGacttataaattctaattttgatgatTCAACGCCCTAATCTCACCTAATTAGACTAACCAagacttataaaatataatatcgaAGATCCAAGACTTCAATCTCACCTGCTTAGACTAATTACTTCTTAGGAAttctaattttgaaaatatgacGGTTTAATCTAACCTAATTACACTAACTTAGGCTTAAGAATCTAATTTCGATGATCCAACTATCCAATTTCACTTAATTACACAAATGTtggtgaaaataattataattgcaACCATCCAACGTTTCTATCTCACCTAAGTAGACTAATTACGActtacaaaatcaaaatttgttgGTCTAAAGGTTCAATCTCACATAACATTAAAGATTCAACATTTCAATTGAACATAATTAGATTAACTGCAATttagaaattctaattttgattatCATATGGTCCAacttgttggaaccaagttggtttttagattatagttttgatgttaacaaaagtattttatgagaataacaAATTCGGATTAATGACTTCattaagtataaaaaaattggaagaagaaaatcagaggaaggtactAGAGGAAGCGACCAGAGTATACGACTAAAGGATAAGATTAGAGGAACACAAAGCATATGTATCTGCCTATGAACATATGCCTCTGAAAGTAACGTGTCTTTGAAGGTTACAAAGATTTTCGTTGATGTGTTGGGTTTGATGTTTGGGTCTGAAGTCTAGGTCTAATGTTTGAATATGATGTATGGGTCTGATAGCTGGGTCAAAAGATTGCCTCTAAAAATTGGCTCTAAAACTAAGTCTACAGACAAAATTTGAAGCATGCCTCTAAAGCCTCTGCATGTCTCTAATGtgcacaaactcaacatgtctTTGAAGAGTTCATATCAAGGTATAATTAACTCTGAAGAGattatttaaatcataaattcaaaGTTCACAATCCGCTTATCAAAATGGTGTAACACACTCCAAATGCAGCCTCTAATGTTGTACTAGCTATGAAGTTTCAACAAGGTGATTTGCGCATGCCATTAATTCTAAGCCATGCAATTATGTCTTTAACTATCATTATTcaagaaacacaacatctcACTCCAACAAAAATTCAATGCCTATGACGGAAAGTCAACGAATAAAATTGAAtgaattaagtatgaaaagaaGACATAACTGAATCAAAAACCATTGAAGATCCAAGAACAACTCGAATCCACTCCAGCTCAAAGCAAGCAAGAGTCACTATGCCAAAATTAGCTTTTTATAACGCATCTTTTATAGTGTTTTTTGTACTAAAAGTGTTGTtgcataatattttaaaattaatggaGGATACAACATTGCTTTTCTGACAAGCGCTTTTGCAAAAGCGCTATTGTAGGTCATATAGGATCATAATATTTACAGTGCTTTTGCTGAAAACGCCGTtgtagggtcacatagcgctttcacataatgtttacatcgcttttagagcgcttttgatatgagcgctgtaaaatatagcgctctCAAATAATGTttacagcgctgtaaaatatagcgcttTCACACAATTACAAGGTCTTTTAGAGCGTTTTTTTATataagtgctgtaaaatgttgcgtatttgataaaaatcgttctctttaaataaataaaaacatatttaatatgttCTCTCTCTAACCCTATGAACCCTCCTCTCATGTATTGTGTGAACCCTCCTCTATTATGCGTTGTCTTCTCGCTGAACCCTCATCTACTTCTCCTCTATTGTGCGCCAATTTCTACTAAGTGATtgttgtctcaggtactgtatttattaatttgttgttgccACTAAAACTGATAAATTGTTACCTGATAAACCatataaaatgttacctgaTAGTAAATGGAATAAccttgataaatcatataaactgttacctgataaatcatataaaatctgttctttttttaaatctaatcgATCTATTATGTTTTGAAATCAAACTTGTACGCATAACCTTGgattccattttccaatattatactatatatactataGATTGGTATAATATTATCAGTAGCTTATCATTTGTGTAACACTGAAttcatataggtcatataaaataGACCGGAAATAGATTTCtaccaatcgattgtcaaaagagtatgaaaatggagtgaaggagtttgttgagtttgcaatgaagaatgcaaaagacccAAATCGAATCAATTTTCCttgtttaaatttctttttgtaaaacGCGTTAGAGCAGATCAATTGGAATGACATTTACTATgacatggaattgatcaaagctacacatgttggataagacatggtgagaaaaaaagggaacactaattttgagaatggttcgacatatgcttcaaatgatttcgacacaaatacatatgagtgggaccgagttgaggagattgcaaaagcaattgaagaagatctttgggattgtcctaaaatgtttgagagattgttgagtgatgcagagaaaccattatataatggttgtactaaattcacaagactatCAGCGATATTacagttgtacaacttaaaaacgattaatggatggtctgataaaagcttcatagaattattaacacacttaaaagatatgttgtcagatgataatgaacttcctagtcgaacctacgaggctacaCAAATtgtgtgctctattggcatgagttacgacaagattcatgtgtgtcctaacaattgcattttatttcgaaacgaatatgaattactaaaggcgtatccgaaatgcaatgtctctcgatataaaaAGAAAGAGTATACTctagcaaaagtcgtgtggtgttttcctataataccaagatttaggcgcttctatcgcagtgaagaagattcaaaacacttgacatggcatgcagatgaaagaattagagatggaaagtttcaaCACCCTacagattctccacaatgggaaaaacttgatcacgagtatcctgatttAGAGAGAGTCAAGAAATCAATGACTTGCcatttctactgatggaatgaatccacatggtcttcaaagcatctcacacatcATGTGGCCtttgattttgttaatttataacctacctccatggttatgtatgaagcgtaagtttatgatattgtctctgttaatttttGGAACCAAACAACCATGGAATGATATCGACATATACTTGAGTCCTTTAattaaagatttaaaaattatgtgggagacaggaGTGGAAGTTTaagatgggtataagaaagaatgtttcaatttgagggctaggtttttcggcacaattaatgattttccagcatatggtaatttatcaggatatagcattaaagatTAGTGTGCATGTtttatatgtgaagagagtacaaattggatgcggttgaaacattgtaagaaaaacgtatttcttggacattgtagatttttaccttttagtcatcaatatcgtgggtggagaaatgcattcaatggaagaTTAGAGGAAGGTGTTGCTCCTTTaacaccgactggatatcaaatatttaaaaaagtacaaggtttgaccaataaatttggcaaaccttttgtgAGAGAGCTTGTCAGAACTGGGTAggagaaaaagtcaattttatttgaattgccatattggaagtttttttatataagacattttctcGATGTGAtacatattgaaaaaaaaatgtatttaataatgttatttttatgttaCTTAATGTTCAAGGAAAGTCTAAGGatgacatcaatgcaagattggacttggtcgatatgggaataagaaatgaattgggtaccgtaaaaaaaggaaatcacacatatctacctccaactgctcatactctatctagaaaggaaaaaattgttttatgtaaatttctacacgaattTAAAGTTCTAGAaagatactcttcaaacattaaaatttagtttgtatgaaagacctcaagttaaaaggtttgaagacccatgattgtcacgttctaatggagcatttgctaccaataggtatacgttccattttacctaaAAAAGTTCGACAAgccataaataaattatgtttcttcttcagggaaattggtagtaaagtgatcgatcctcataAATTatcgacattgcagagggaaattgttattactttgtgtgagcttgaaatgtactTCCCACCcttgttttttgatataatggttcaccttattgttcatcttgttaaggagacacaactttgtaggccaacttatatgagatggatgtatccgatagaacgatatatgaaaatattaaaagagtacataaaaagtagaagtcgaccagaaggttgtattgctcaACGGTACATTAtcgaagaagctgctgaattttgtactgaatatttatccaatgttgaatccatagggcttcccatgtgtCGTCATTCAGGAAGAATAACAGGAGAATGAATAATTGGAAAAAGAGTAATAACTATATCAAGGGCAGAATGGGAGGAGGCACAATTGTATGGTCtacacaatgatgatgaggttcaattgtatgttacaatacacatggatcaattatctagtttgaatatgaataggaatcaaaattggataatacgagagcacaatcgaagttttataacatggctaAAAAGTCACATTAACTCAAAGTTTGATGTAGACCCCGATTCAATTTCatagagattgaggtggctagcaaatggtccgagtttacatgtctcTTCTTACAcgggttatgttattaacggctacacattttataccaaagaacaagatgatcaaaccactatgcgAAATAGTAGAGTCACTCCCCTAACAAAAGTGATGCATATTTTAAGTGCAAAaaacaaaaacccaatatatacaCATCTATAATATTTTGGGATTATCGAGCACATAAGGGAGTTAGATTACACAATGTTTAGTGTTCCCATTTTTTGTTTCAAGTGggttgataataataatggtgttcggattgatgagtcagggttcttgtttgtcgattttaatagggtggaattcaaagatgagccttttattttagcgtcccaagctcaacaagtgttttatgtcactgatcctcctgatgataaatggttcattgtcctatcgaccaataaaataagtgatgataacaataacgatgaagatgttggtaatgatctttttttttgtgacatcacaaccacatgaaattgattcaattgatgatggtttatatcttagagatgttCATGATGatggaatttggattaatccatcgtttcgtatcgttaaggGACAAACAAATGTAAATCCCAccagaaaaagaagaatgatatttttaggtgtttaagtgttttatataagccatgtaattgGAACTCATCATGtaatttatactaagttcatgtaatttaagtgtttgacgtGCTAGAACTGAGTATTTTAGCATTTAGCTtaaactgtatttgattttctgtatttgatatattttatatttttgtgtggAATGATTATTATtctaattagtttattttattttttgttacagtAGGGTAAAATAAGAATTTGCTGGAAATTGGCATGTTGGAAATTGTTTGGAAATTGACATGCTGGaaattgttgaaattgttgatcattattttaattactaacaTGATATTGTTTATGTGCATATGTAATTGTTGTGACTATGATATTGTTGCTGTGAATATTTACTAAATATAGTACTGATGTAATTGAACTTGTTGCTATGAATATATAGTACTGCTGTGAAGTGAAGatgtttgaattaaaaaattgcaattgtgtcaatatgtgcttcatgaatatgattttggaaaaaaattgatatatcatTTGAAGacagtgttttttttaaaaaaatgtcattaaaGACCTGCTTAtacaaaacacatttttaagCAGCAATATTGCTTTTTAGAAtagatttacagcgctttttaaaaaaaccgctgtaaaactagtataagaatgcacctattacaatgcttttttgaaaaaaacgttgtaaaactAGTCTATTACAATGCTTTTTAGAATAGATTTACAGCGCTTCTAAAAATGTGTCTATTACAGcccttttttgaaaaaagagtTGTAAATCAATCATAAGGATGCACATATTACAACACTatatatgcacctattacaacacttttttaaaaaagcactgtaaaactAGTATAACAAGTGCGCTATATATGCActtattacaacacttttttttagaaagcacTGCAAAACTAGTATAATAAGTGTGCTATATATGCatttattacagcgcttttttaagaaaagtgttgtaaaaCAAGCCTAAGAGAAGCGTTGAGCGCTATATATTtcagcgcttttttattttaaatagcgttgttgta contains:
- the LOC101504351 gene encoding myb family transcription factor IPN2-like isoform X2, whose translation is MERMFPSKKPLTMNSSHERPMCVQGDSGLVLTTDPKPRLRWTVELHERFVDAVAQLGGPDKATPKTIMRVMGVKGLTLYHLKSHLQKFRLGKQPHKEFNEQSVKDVSAFELQRNTGTSSSMTGRNMNEMQMEVHRRLHEQLEVQKHLQLRIEAQGKYMQSILEKAYSTLAGENMAVSATNFKGVIGTQGTPNLSIMKDFVSPLNYPPFQDLNICGSDDEQLDLHHHIIERPTLDEMLMPNNNENLFVGKKRPSPNFNGGSGKSPLIWNDNDLRLHDLGTASSSISPQDVPNFKGDDESDIIYDTKVGEKKFDASMKLGISSPSRVTFQSERMSPMINVVAGHSSSPFG
- the LOC101504351 gene encoding myb family transcription factor IPN2-like isoform X1, which translates into the protein MERMFPSKKPLTMNSSHERPMCVQGDSGLVLTTDPKPRLRWTVELHERFVDAVAQLGGPDKATPKTIMRVMGVKGLTLYHLKSHLQKFRLGKQPHKEFNEQSVKDGMRVSAFELQRNTGTSSSMTGRNMNEMQMEVHRRLHEQLEVQKHLQLRIEAQGKYMQSILEKAYSTLAGENMAVSATNFKGVIGTQGTPNLSIMKDFVSPLNYPPFQDLNICGSDDEQLDLHHHIIERPTLDEMLMPNNNENLFVGKKRPSPNFNGGSGKSPLIWNDNDLRLHDLGTASSSISPQDVPNFKGDDESDIIYDTKVGEKKFDASMKLGISSPSRVTFQSERMSPMINVVAGHSSSPFG